AATAAAAAACCCTATTATTTTTCAATAATAGGGTTTTTTATTGTCTAGAAGTGGAAGATATTTATATTAATAAATCGCCTTATTTTTCTATTTCTCTTCAAAAATTGTTGAAAGTGGAATAGAAAGTTTTGCAGCCAAATAATCATTAGATTCAATGAGCGCTGGTCCAATTTTTTCCATCCATTCATCGTCATCATGCACATTTTGGACATCTTGACGTAAAGGCAATGGGTACGGAAGGGCTGTGAAAAAACTCCAGAAATCAACTTGGGATAAATTACGCGCTAGAACATATTCATCTTTATCGGTGCGTTTAACTAAATTTTGTTCTTCTAGTAAAAGCACATAAGCAGGCCAGCGACCAATTTCTCCACGGCCTAAAATTTCTAAAGCTTCTTTATCACTTACACTTTCACCCAGCTTTTGCTTTTTATAAAACAGCTCAAGAATATCTAATAACATTAGAACAGGATGTCGTTTTTGTTCTTTACCTGAGTGAAAAGCAGTTAAAGCAAAACTAACTTCTACACCCAGTAAAATAATATTCCATGAAAGAAAGATCCATAATAGGAAAATGGGTACTGCTGCAAATGCGCCGTAGATCAGTTCATAGCTGGTGAAATTTGACATGACGAAGCTGAATAAGTTCTTGAGAATTTCAAAAAGTACAGCACTTAAGCAGGCCGCTATACCAGCTGCATAAACTGGAACTGTTCGGTTCGGAATAGTCCAATACAAAATAAAAAAGCCAACAATGGTCAATAAGAAAGAAATTAACCAGAGTATAAATGACCCATCAAGTTGATATCCTGCAAAATTATTGCTGAGAATATTCATGGAAGCGACAGTCGAGGAAATGACGAATGCACTTCCTAAGATAATCGGACCTAAAGAGATGATGGTCCAGTAACGCATAAAACCCATAATGCCACTACGAGTTTCTTTTACGCGCCAAATGCGATTAAAGACGGTTTCAATTGAGGTCAGCATTAAAACGGTAGTGACGAATAAAAACAGCACACCAATAACGGTCAGGTTGCTCGATTTCTCTGTGAAAGCGTTTAGAGCTTTATCAAATGCAATAGTGCTCTTAGGTAAAAAATTACTATAGATTAAATGTTGGAGCTGTTGTCTTGCAGGTTCTAGCGCTTTAATTGAAGAGATAATAACTAAAAAAACCGTTAACATCGGCACAACTGCGAATAGTGTTGTATAGGTGAGGGAACCAGCTTGTTCACGGCACCGATCAGCTTCAAAACGTTTAAATACATATAAAACGAACTGAAACCAGGTTTTATTATAAAAAGGAAGCTTACTTAAAAAACGTTGTAACATGCGTTGTCTATCCCGATTTTTTTAATCATCATGTTGGGCGATTAATAGCTTATCAAAGTATGAGCTGAAGAACTCAAATCGTAGATTAAAGCAAAATAATAACTTATAGAATTAAAGTCGTTCTGTAAGTTTACTATGCGCTATAGAAAAAATTGTAGCCATAATCTTTTCAGAAAAGTTGGCTTTCTGTTGTGTGATCATAAGATTCAGCAAAAATTGATGAACCTTTTACTCAACGAATTTGAGAAATTTGCTCGTGTTGCCTTTAACGCTAAACAATCAATCACCTCTAGAATTTCATAAAATTGGTTTCGCCAAAAAAATAAAAAATACCGTATAGTGTTCTTTTTAACAAAATTTATGAAACCGATGCAACCTTACATTCTTGTACTCTATTACAGTAAATATGGTTCTACTAAAGAAATGGCGCATTTAATTGCCAATGGTGTTGAGTCTGCGGGTATGTCAGTGAAAATTCGGACAGTGCCAAATATTGCTCCGGTCGTCACGGTAGCTGAACCTAGTATTCCGGCAGAAGGCGATATCTACTGTACGTTAGATGATCTAGCGAATTGTGCAGGTCTGGCGTTGGGTTCCCCAACTCGCTTCGGCAATATGGCAAGTGAAATGAAATATTTTTGGGACCAAACGACGAGTCTTTGGCTCAATGGGGCATTACATAATAAACCTGCTTGTGTTTTTACTTCTTCTGGATCAATGCATGGTGGACAGGAGAGTACTTTACTCACGATGTTACCGCCGTTATTTCATCACGGGATGATGATTTTGGGATTACCAAATGCAATTCCAGCTTTATCTAACACTAAAACAGGTGGAACACCATATGGGGCAAGTCATGTAAGCGGACCCCGCCATGACCAGAGCTTAAGTCAGGATGAAAAGATTTTGTGTGAAGCTCAAGGTAAGCGTTTGGGTGAAGTTGTTAAAAAGCTTGTAGTTTCTCTTTAAACAGCCAAAAAAAAAGAGCGGATATCCGCTCTTTTTTATTTGCACAATTTATTCTTTTACAAAAGTAACTTTACCATCTGTAAGAGAAAGAACACGTGCTAATGACTCAACTCGGTAGCCTTTTTCAAGCAATAAATCACGGCCCGGTTGGAATGATTTTTCAATCACGATACCAACTCCCACAACTTCTGCATTTGCTTGGTGAATTAAATCAATTAGTCCTAATGCTGCTTGGCCATTCGCCAAGAAGTCATCAATAACTAATGCTTTATCAGTTGAATGAAGGTGTTTGTTTGAAATCGCAATCGTGCTTTCAGTTTGTTTAGTAAAACTAAATACTTTAGAGCGATATAAGTCATCTTTTAACGTCAATGACTGATATTTACGAGCGAAAATTACAGGTACACCAAGTTCCAAACCTGCCATGATTGCAGGTGCAATACCTGATGCTTCAATGGTAATAATCTTGGTAATCCCTGCATCTTTAAAGCGAGCGGCAAATTCTTTACCAATCTGCTGCATTAATACAGGATCAATTTGGTGGTTTAAGAAAGCGTCGACTTTCAAGACTTGATCAGATAGAACGATACCTTCTGTTAAGATTTTCTGTTCTAGTGCGTGCACGGGAGAATCCTCTAGACGGATGCTTTTAAAGCAAATGCGTATTTTAAAAAGCATCCGAAAAAATGCAAGCTTTAATTCGTTTTACCTGTATAACTTGTTAATAACAGGCCGTAAGAAGTTTTACCATCAACATGGCTGACTTTAACTGGTAAGTAGTCCAATTTAGGTGCTAACCAGAAAATAGTATTACGGTCTGGTTTACCATGTTCTAAAACAACTTTTACGGTATCAAATGTGCCATAAGAAGTTTTAATTTTCTCATTACCTTGTTTTACAAAACGACGATTTTCAACTTCTTTTGCATCAGCAAGAGGGTATGAGGTTTTAAGTGAACCATTTTTTAAATCTTCACGCACTTGTAATTCTGCATTTAACTCATCAAGCACACCAGCCTGCCAAGCAAATGAACGAGCTTTATCGTCTTTCTTGGTAGAAATAGTTTTACTGTTTGGGTTAAAGTTAATATTCATGGTGTTGTTATGAATCAAAATTTTGCTGGTACGGCTAAAACTTTGAGATCCAATTTTACCATTAGCAAAACTAAATTTACTTGTTTCACTTGCAGAAGCAATTCCACCAGCTTTTGCCGTGAAATTGTAAGTCCAATTATTACCTTGCTGGCTTAAGGTACGTGTAGCCGAACCCATACCTTTATTATTATAAGTGAACTGATAATTTGCCTGAAATGGGCTCATGGCAAGTGCATGGCTTGAGAAACCTGCAAAAAGCAAAGTTGTTGAAATACCTGTTGCGATGCCAAACGATTTCAGAAATTTTGTTGCCATAAGTAAATATCCTTGTACAGACTGAAAAGTCAGTGCTGATGCATCTATAACTTAAACATATTATGCCTGTTGATCATGGAGAAAAAATCAGGATTTATGCTAAATGTGTAATCTATTTGTGTTTTTTGGCAGTTAATTCATTTTTATTCATCACAGCGCTATGCATCTTTTTGCTGGATTGGTGTGATTTCAGAATCTTCTAATTCATCTTCAAAATCATCGTCCTGATCACGGTAAAGTAACGCAGCTAAATTCACATTTCCAAATACGACTAACTCAGCCTCACGAACTCGTGCGTAATTTACATGCACTTTACTTAATGTCTCGATAATACTGGCTTTTTTACCAAACCAGCGATTGAGGTCAAGAAATATCAGTTCATCACGTTCCTCTGCTACATTAAAACGTTCCAGAATCATTCCTAAAGGATCTTTTTTCAAAATTTTATGGTAGTAAAAAACCGCGGCTTTTACGGCAATCTTCTGCCAAATGTTTTTATATTTAGCTTCAATAATTTGTGTATTACTAATTTGTTCAAAAACTAAAAGCTGTTGTTCTTGATTAAATTCCATCTGAATCAGCTTTAAATCAACAGATAGTGTCGTCTCTAGGCCTTTTACATGCATGGTTGCATATAACCTTAACCAGTCATGATAAAGATCCGCATGGAGGTCATCTAGAAATTCAACATTATTAGTGACATAACGTTGTAAAGTTGCATTCAGAAAGGTTTGTGATAACGTAAAATCTCTTTCTTCTTCAATGAATGCTTCTGCTTTTTGGTAGACCTTTTTAAGGCGTCTGACTAATGAGGAAAATAGCGTTTGCATAAAAGAACTTCCAGAAGATAATTTACTTAAGAACCAACACAATCTTTATTATGATAAAAAACGAGTTTTGATATTGCAGTGTAACAAATTTAATTGATACATTTTGACAAAATGAAAATGGATAAAATTCTATATTTGAAGTGAATCACACTTTTATCCAGATTTGAATATCAGTTTATATTTTATTCGGTATTAAACCGTGGGGATAAGGCATTTATATGCTTTTAAGATTATGTTGAACAGAAGAAGTCTATCCATAGAGCCTTTTTACCATTGGTGGCAAGACCGAGTCTTTATTGCTGCAACCATATTGGCAATCTTACTGCATGTTTTTGTGTTGCTCATCCACTTTGCCATGCCTAGCCCGTCAGAGCAATCTACTAAAGAAATTGCAATTTCAATTCGATCAAGCAATGAGCCAGTTCAGCAGGCAGACTTTTTGGCACAAGCGGACCAGCAGGGTTCGGGCACATTTCGTGAAGCCCATCGTACCTCTAGTGATACTCCAAATCCGATGCCTAATGATGCTTCAACAGGAAATGCAGAGTTAGAAAGTTTGCAAAAGGTTCAGCAACAAAGAGAGCTTAAATTTGAAGAAAAAGTCTTAATGACTGTTTTGAGTTGGCAAAAACAAGCTGATGCGAGTCAAAGGAAAAAAGAACTAGAACAATTACAAAGTCAATTTCAGGCAAAAGCTGCGATGGTTGCGAGTCTTGAAGCACAATATTTACAACGTAGACAAGATTTCAGTCGGCAACAAAAAATCAAAACAGTAGATGGAATTCAAGCGAAGAAAGATGCTTCGGCTGCTTATTTAGATAAGTTCCGTGAAAAAGTAGAGTTGTATGGTAATCGCTATTATCCAGAAGAAGCCAAACAACAACAGCTAAGAGGCGAAGTCCGTTTAATGGTGATTTTGAATGCCCAAGGCGGAATTCGTGCAATTCGATTACTTGAAAGCTCAGGACACTCAATATTAGATGAAGCAGCTAAGTCTTCAGTACGTCGCGGTGCACCATTTGGTCATTTCGATGCCAATATGAAAGATATTTCTGAATTACGTATTGTACGTACGTGGCGTTTCGATCCGGCTCAAGCAGAATTTGAAGTACATTAATAAAAAATGTGGATAAGTTTTAGCTTATCCACATTGATTATAATTAATTAGACAAAAGGCTATTTGAATATAGACTAGGTTTTTATCTAATTAAGAATGATTAGATCTGTTCTTGGTAAGGATTTTCGATATTCAGCTTTGCTAGAATTTCGACTTCAATCCCTTCCATTTCCTCTGCATCTTCATCACTGGTTTCATGGTCATAACCAAGCAAATGTAAAACACCATGTACTAATAGATGTGCAAAATGGTTTTGGGCAGTTTTTTTCTGTTCTAATGCTTCTTGTAATACCACTGGAATACAAATAACTAAATCGCCTAAAGGTAAGGCATCTAGCATTGGTAAAACTTCTTCAGGAATATCACTTGGAAATGATAAAACATTAGTTGGTTTATCTTTCTCTCTATATTGCAGATTAAGTTGTTGGCTTTCTGCTAAATCGACACAAGCAACGCCAATTTCGCAATCTTCTTTATAGCCAACGTGGCGTAAAGTTGTCTCAATAATTTTTTTGAGTTGAGCTCGTTTGAGCTCTAACTCAGGTGATTGAAAGTCTTGTTGTAAACTTAAACTGATTTTCAAAATAAATCCTTAAGCATCCTGATGTTGCAAGTCTGCTGCTGTATCGTTTTCAGCAACTAATGCTTCTTGACGTGCTTTGCGCTCAGCACGTGCTTCAGCATTAAGACGCTGTTGTTCACCATCCCATCCTTCATACGCTTCAACGATTTTTTGAACCAGTTGGTGACGTACAACGTCACGGGAATGGAAACGGGTAATATGAATTTCTGTAATATTTTCGAGTACGCGGAGTGCGTGTGCCAAACCAGATTGTTGACCTCGAGGTAAATCTACTTGGGTAATGTCACCTGTAATCACTGCACGAGAGCCAAAACCTAAACGAGTCAAGAACATTTTCATTTGTTCTGGTGTTGTGTTTTGAGCTTCATCCAAAATGACAAATGAATGGTTAAGTGTGCGCCCACGCATATATGCAAGAGGCGCAACCTCAATGACTTGACGCTCGATTAACTTAGCAACTTTTTCAAAGCCAAGCATTTCGTAAAGTGCGTCGTAAAGAGGACGTAAATAGGGGTCAATTTTCTGGGTTAAATCACCAGGTAAGAAACCCAGCTTTTCTCCAGCTTCTACAGCAGGACGTACAAGTAAAATCCGTTGGATTTCGTTACGTTCTAGCATGTCTACGGCGGCAGCAACTGCTAAATAGGTTTTACCTGTACCAGCAGGGCCTACACCAAAAGAAATATCGCTTTGTAAAATACGTTGTACATAACGTTTTTGATTGGCACCACGTGGATTAATGCGGCCTTTTCGGGTCTGGAAATAGACATCAAGCGGCGCATCGTGTTCATCCATTTCGTCACCAACCAACTCGAAATTGCGTTCAGTTTGTGACGATTGAATGAGGAGGTGTAATAGATCAGCACTGATTTGCTGGGATACCTCAGACTCTTCGTAGAGTCGTTGCAATAATGCTTCGGCTCTCCCAACAGCATCTATTTCACCATCTATGTGAAAAACATCTCCACGATGAGTAATTTTGACATCTAAACGCTGTTCAATTTGCTTCAGGTGCCCATTATAGGCACCTAGAATGCTCTTTAAACGTTCCATTGAAATTTCAGGAAATGTTACGGTACGTCGAATCGCTGCAGTCAAGAGAAAACCTTTCAGTAGACTTTAGAATACCTCTACATTACGCCACGTCAGGTTCAAGATTCAAGAGCTCACCGTAAACAAAATTTAAAGTTTTAATTTCAGTAATCTCGATCTCTGCAAAACGGCCAACCCAAGTTGCATCACCAACGAAAGTGACTAGACGTGTATTGTCAGCAGTACCAATTAAAATATTAGGGTCTTGATCAGATACTTTTTCAATAAGTACACGTTCAATTTTACCTAACATGGCATCTGTTTTTTCAATACTAGACTGTTTAATGACTTTCTGAACTTGAGCTAAACGCTCTTTTTTAACTTGCTCAGGTGTGGTGTCTGGCAAGTCCGATGCAGGTGTACCTGGGCGTTTCGAATAAACAAAACTATAAGAATGGTCGAAATCTAAATCTTTGATAAATTGTAATGTTTCTGCAAAATTTTCATCAGTTTCACCAGGGAAGCCAATAATAAAATCACTTGATAAATGCATGTCTGGACGAATTTTACGTAGCTTCGCAATTTTATCGATATAAACATCAATCGTGTGATTTCGCTTCATTGCCTGTAAAACGTCATTCGAACCACTTTGAACAGGCAAGTGTAAATGTGACACCATTTGAGGTAAATCTTCATAACACTGAATTAACTCATCAGAGAACTCAAGTGGGTGCGATGTTGTATAACGTAAGCGTCCAATACCCGGAATTTCTGCAACGAGTCGTAACAATTCAGGGAAAGTACAGATGCCACCTTCGAAGGTTTCACCACGATAACCATTTACATTTTGACCAAGAAGTGAAATTTCACGGACACCTTTTTCAGCAAGGCCTGCAATTTCTGCAAGTACATCATCTAAAGGTCGAGAAACTTCTTCACCGCGTGTATATGGAACTACACAGAAAGAGCAGTATTTAGAACAGCCTTCCATGATAGAAACAAATGCTTTAAAGCCTTCTACGCGTGGTTCTGGTAAAAAGTCGAACTTTTCAATATCTGGGAAAGAAATATCAACGAGTTTGATTTTGTCTTTTTTAGGTTTTTCTACTTGAGCATTATGTTGATCAAGCATTTGTGGTAAACGGTGTAATGTTTGAGGGCCAAAAATCATGTCTACATAAGGCGCACGTTTTTGAATATTGTCGCCTTCTTGAGAGGCAACACATCCACCGACACCAATCACAAGATCAGGATTCTTGTCTTTTAGTTTACGCCAGCGCCCTAATTCACTAAATACTTTTTCCTGTGCTTTTTCACGGATAGAACACGTATTCATGAGCAGGATGTCTGCTTCATTAGGGTTACTCGTTAAAATGTAACCGTGAGAGTCCCCTAAAAGGTCTGCCATACGGTGACTGTCATACTCATTCATCTGACACCCTTGAGTTTCAATATAAAGTTTTTTTATTGAAACATCAGTGGTGTGCGTTGGCTGGGTAACAGTGTTTTCTGAGGCAGCTTTGGCACCATTGGGAATGAAGGTTTGAACCGTCATGCAGGCTCCTAACAGATCGATCTAAAAAAGAATAAATTTGCCCAAAATGGGTCAAACCATTCATTATAGCAGTATTTGGACCGAACCGATAACAGTAAACCTTTAGAACGTGACACCGTTTTTTTGAAGTAAATTATGTGAATTTTAATGATGTTGAATCATAGAGTTACATAACACAACAAAAGAAAGCACGAAGACTAATTAAACTATGCTTTGAAGGTGAATAGTCAGGGTTTAACACATTTATGAGACCAAGTAGAAAGAGCTCATCAATCCATAGTCGTGTAATGAAAAATAAATATATGCATCGTAGCTGGTTAGGAGCTATGTGTTTACTTGGTTGTTCATTTACCTATGCTGCCGAAGAGCAGTTCAATGATGCATTAAATGCTGCAAATAGTGGCAATACCGCGTTATTAGACCAATATCAGCTTGCTATGCAAAATGATGTATTGGGGTACTATCCAGAATATTGGAAACTTAATACCAATCTTGGCTTTCAACCTTCAGCTTCGATTGTAAGTTTTGCTCAACGTTATCCTCAATCAGCAATGGCTGAGAAATTAGCAGCCGATTATGTTGAAGAAAAAGTTAAACAAGCTGACTTCGCATCTGCACAACCTTTACTATCTTATGTCACGAATCCAGATCAGGCCGAAAACTGTGCATTGGCGCAGGTGAGAGCCAAAACCGGTGATGCATTAGTTTTTGCTGAATATAAAGATGTATGGTTAGCCACCGAATCGCAACCTGAATCTTGTGTGGGGCTTGGACGCTTGATGTTATCTAGCCCATTAATGAGTCAGCAAGATAAGCAACAGCGCCTTTGGGTGCAATTACGTTCTGGTTTAACAGGACAGGCCCTTGCTACGGCACAGACTTTAGGTATGAATTTGTCTTTGGCTCAGCTTAATCAAATTCAGGCTAACCCACTCAATTATTTATGGAGTGCGCCTAAAACAAATGATACGGACTATGCTTATTTGATTTTTGCATTAGGTCGTTTGGCTAATAATGACTTACCTAATGCTTTTTCGAACGTACAACGTGTCGCTCAAGGTACACCAGATAATATACAAAAGTATTTATATAGAACGGTCGCTTATATTGGTGGCACCACAGTCATGAAAAATAATTTCAATCGTGAAGTTCTTCAATATTTTGATGCAAGTTACGGTTACCCTCTAAGCCCTGAAGAAGCTGAAATTTATGCGCGTCAGGCAATTCGATTTGGTGCGTGGGAAAGTTTAATTCGTGCTATTGATGCTATGAGCGTGACACAAAAACAAGAAGATCGCTGGCAATATTGGCTTGCTCGTGCAACAGAACAGCGCAATGACAGTAATTCAAAAAATACTGCGCAACGTATTTATAAGAAATTAGCTGAAAGTGGCGATGACTATCACAACCTGTTAGCTAAAGATCGTTTGGGTGAACGTTATAATCACCAACCTTATGATGACCAGCCAACAGCAAGTGATTTAAGACGTTTAGATCAGAATGTTCACTTTAATCGTGCTTTTACTTTAAGACGTATTAATGCAAATCCAACTTATACCAATCGAGAATGGAACTGGGCCGTTCGACAAGCTTATCTTCAACATGATGATGGTGTGTTGTTAGCTGCTGCAAAGCGTGCTCATGATATGGGATGGTATGACCGTGCGATTTACGCAGCAGATCGTACAACAAATAAACATAATGATACGTATCGCTATGTGACCCCCCATAAGACTAATGTCGTAAGTCATAGTTACAATGCAGGAATTGATCCAGCGTGGGCTTATGGTTTAATGCGACAAGAAAGCCGATTTGTTACCTCTGCACGCTCTCACGTTGGAGCGGGTGGACTTATGCAAATTATGCCCGATACGGCAAAGTTGATTGCACGTCAAATGGGCGAAACCTATAATCCAGCGGCATTAAATGAAATGAATACCAATATTCGATATGGTACATTTTATTTGTCGATGATTCAGGGACAATTAAGCAATAATCCAGTTTTGGCAACGGCAGGTTATAATGCTGGACCTAATCGGGCAAGACGTTGGCAACCGGACTTTCAATCAATTTCGGCTGATCAATATACAGAGACAATTCCATTGTTAGAAACCAGAGACTATGTCAAGCATGTTATGACGAATGCAACACATTATGGTGTGATATTAGGGCAAGGGGCTCAATCATTATCACAACGTATGAAAGTCATTCCAATGCGTACATCGCCTTAAGTTTAGGTGGTTGATGATGGATCTTCTTTTAATTGGCATATTCAAGTTTTAATTAAATGAAATATAGATATTTGGAACTTCGTTCAATTTTGCAACTTGCATGGTGGCTTATCTGTGCAGGGGTAGGATTGATGAGTTCCGTTTTGCATGCCGAACCTGTTAATTTACAGGGATATGTTATGCACGTACAAATGACACCTGCCGCATGTGCGTTAGATCCCTCTAAACAAAAACAACGTAAATGTCTTGAAGGATATTCACTGACAATTACAGGCCTTATGCCAGAAACAAATCAGACTGATTGTTCAACAGAAAGTTCGGCAGCTCTTTCCCCATTGCAAGCCAAAGTCGTAGCTCGGGTCATGCCTGACAACAATGCTCGTGTACAGCTTTGGAAGAGTGTAGGGGGATGCGTTCCTATGAATGCAAGTCAATATTTCCGGACAGTCATTAACTTTG
This genomic stretch from Acinetobacter oleivorans DR1 harbors:
- a CDS encoding YihY family inner membrane protein, producing the protein MLQRFLSKLPFYNKTWFQFVLYVFKRFEADRCREQAGSLTYTTLFAVVPMLTVFLVIISSIKALEPARQQLQHLIYSNFLPKSTIAFDKALNAFTEKSSNLTVIGVLFLFVTTVLMLTSIETVFNRIWRVKETRSGIMGFMRYWTIISLGPIILGSAFVISSTVASMNILSNNFAGYQLDGSFILWLISFLLTIVGFFILYWTIPNRTVPVYAAGIAACLSAVLFEILKNLFSFVMSNFTSYELIYGAFAAVPIFLLWIFLSWNIILLGVEVSFALTAFHSGKEQKRHPVLMLLDILELFYKKQKLGESVSDKEALEILGRGEIGRWPAYVLLLEEQNLVKRTDKDEYVLARNLSQVDFWSFFTALPYPLPLRQDVQNVHDDDEWMEKIGPALIESNDYLAAKLSIPLSTIFEEK
- the wrbA gene encoding NAD(P)H:quinone oxidoreductase; translation: MKPMQPYILVLYYSKYGSTKEMAHLIANGVESAGMSVKIRTVPNIAPVVTVAEPSIPAEGDIYCTLDDLANCAGLALGSPTRFGNMASEMKYFWDQTTSLWLNGALHNKPACVFTSSGSMHGGQESTLLTMLPPLFHHGMMILGLPNAIPALSNTKTGGTPYGASHVSGPRHDQSLSQDEKILCEAQGKRLGEVVKKLVVSL
- a CDS encoding xanthine phosphoribosyltransferase; amino-acid sequence: MHALEQKILTEGIVLSDQVLKVDAFLNHQIDPVLMQQIGKEFAARFKDAGITKIITIEASGIAPAIMAGLELGVPVIFARKYQSLTLKDDLYRSKVFSFTKQTESTIAISNKHLHSTDKALVIDDFLANGQAALGLIDLIHQANAEVVGVGIVIEKSFQPGRDLLLEKGYRVESLARVLSLTDGKVTFVKE
- a CDS encoding DUF3108 domain-containing protein; the encoded protein is MATKFLKSFGIATGISTTLLFAGFSSHALAMSPFQANYQFTYNNKGMGSATRTLSQQGNNWTYNFTAKAGGIASASETSKFSFANGKIGSQSFSRTSKILIHNNTMNINFNPNSKTISTKKDDKARSFAWQAGVLDELNAELQVREDLKNGSLKTSYPLADAKEVENRRFVKQGNEKIKTSYGTFDTVKVVLEHGKPDRNTIFWLAPKLDYLPVKVSHVDGKTSYGLLLTSYTGKTN
- a CDS encoding energy transducer TonB, yielding MLNRRSLSIEPFYHWWQDRVFIAATILAILLHVFVLLIHFAMPSPSEQSTKEIAISIRSSNEPVQQADFLAQADQQGSGTFREAHRTSSDTPNPMPNDASTGNAELESLQKVQQQRELKFEEKVLMTVLSWQKQADASQRKKELEQLQSQFQAKAAMVASLEAQYLQRRQDFSRQQKIKTVDGIQAKKDASAAYLDKFREKVELYGNRYYPEEAKQQQLRGEVRLMVILNAQGGIRAIRLLESSGHSILDEAAKSSVRRGAPFGHFDANMKDISELRIVRTWRFDPAQAEFEVH
- the ybeY gene encoding rRNA maturation RNase YbeY gives rise to the protein MKISLSLQQDFQSPELELKRAQLKKIIETTLRHVGYKEDCEIGVACVDLAESQQLNLQYREKDKPTNVLSFPSDIPEEVLPMLDALPLGDLVICIPVVLQEALEQKKTAQNHFAHLLVHGVLHLLGYDHETSDEDAEEMEGIEVEILAKLNIENPYQEQI
- a CDS encoding PhoH family protein, which gives rise to MTAAIRRTVTFPEISMERLKSILGAYNGHLKQIEQRLDVKITHRGDVFHIDGEIDAVGRAEALLQRLYEESEVSQQISADLLHLLIQSSQTERNFELVGDEMDEHDAPLDVYFQTRKGRINPRGANQKRYVQRILQSDISFGVGPAGTGKTYLAVAAAVDMLERNEIQRILLVRPAVEAGEKLGFLPGDLTQKIDPYLRPLYDALYEMLGFEKVAKLIERQVIEVAPLAYMRGRTLNHSFVILDEAQNTTPEQMKMFLTRLGFGSRAVITGDITQVDLPRGQQSGLAHALRVLENITEIHITRFHSRDVVRHQLVQKIVEAYEGWDGEQQRLNAEARAERKARQEALVAENDTAADLQHQDA
- the miaB gene encoding tRNA (N6-isopentenyl adenosine(37)-C2)-methylthiotransferase MiaB; translation: MTVQTFIPNGAKAASENTVTQPTHTTDVSIKKLYIETQGCQMNEYDSHRMADLLGDSHGYILTSNPNEADILLMNTCSIREKAQEKVFSELGRWRKLKDKNPDLVIGVGGCVASQEGDNIQKRAPYVDMIFGPQTLHRLPQMLDQHNAQVEKPKKDKIKLVDISFPDIEKFDFLPEPRVEGFKAFVSIMEGCSKYCSFCVVPYTRGEEVSRPLDDVLAEIAGLAEKGVREISLLGQNVNGYRGETFEGGICTFPELLRLVAEIPGIGRLRYTTSHPLEFSDELIQCYEDLPQMVSHLHLPVQSGSNDVLQAMKRNHTIDVYIDKIAKLRKIRPDMHLSSDFIIGFPGETDENFAETLQFIKDLDFDHSYSFVYSKRPGTPASDLPDTTPEQVKKERLAQVQKVIKQSSIEKTDAMLGKIERVLIEKVSDQDPNILIGTADNTRLVTFVGDATWVGRFAEIEITEIKTLNFVYGELLNLEPDVA
- a CDS encoding lytic transglycosylase domain-containing protein, translating into MKNKYMHRSWLGAMCLLGCSFTYAAEEQFNDALNAANSGNTALLDQYQLAMQNDVLGYYPEYWKLNTNLGFQPSASIVSFAQRYPQSAMAEKLAADYVEEKVKQADFASAQPLLSYVTNPDQAENCALAQVRAKTGDALVFAEYKDVWLATESQPESCVGLGRLMLSSPLMSQQDKQQRLWVQLRSGLTGQALATAQTLGMNLSLAQLNQIQANPLNYLWSAPKTNDTDYAYLIFALGRLANNDLPNAFSNVQRVAQGTPDNIQKYLYRTVAYIGGTTVMKNNFNREVLQYFDASYGYPLSPEEAEIYARQAIRFGAWESLIRAIDAMSVTQKQEDRWQYWLARATEQRNDSNSKNTAQRIYKKLAESGDDYHNLLAKDRLGERYNHQPYDDQPTASDLRRLDQNVHFNRAFTLRRINANPTYTNREWNWAVRQAYLQHDDGVLLAAAKRAHDMGWYDRAIYAADRTTNKHNDTYRYVTPHKTNVVSHSYNAGIDPAWAYGLMRQESRFVTSARSHVGAGGLMQIMPDTAKLIARQMGETYNPAALNEMNTNIRYGTFYLSMIQGQLSNNPVLATAGYNAGPNRARRWQPDFQSISADQYTETIPLLETRDYVKHVMTNATHYGVILGQGAQSLSQRMKVIPMRTSP
- a CDS encoding ribonuclease T2 family protein — protein: MKYRYLELRSILQLAWWLICAGVGLMSSVLHAEPVNLQGYVMHVQMTPAACALDPSKQKQRKCLEGYSLTITGLMPETNQTDCSTESSAALSPLQAKVVARVMPDNNARVQLWKSVGGCVPMNASQYFRTVINFAERLKIPASLTSSTNVEIQQSALKQQFTRLNPSLPQNGIRLTCQLSRSDVVLTEVKVCYTVKGQYKQCANHVVSNCPGEITIKGSY